ATGCCCACCGCACCCCCACCGGCAACGGCCCGCTGCCACGCGTCGATGACCCTCGTGGCCATGTGGTCGTGGGTCTCGCCGTCCGCTTGCTCGTCCCAGTCCACGTCGACCTCGGGCACGACCCCGAGCCGATCGGCGAGGACGGCGCCCGTCCGACCGGCCCGGGCCGGGTCGGAGGTGATGATGCGTACCTGCGTGTCGCCGACGAGCTCGGCCATCCGGGTGCTCGTCCGCTCCGCCTGCTCCGGGGCGCCGTGGCGCACGAGGACGACTCGCGTCGCCTCACCACGCTGCGCACGAGGCGGCAGGTCCGCGTGCCAGTTCTCGACGTCCGCACCGTCCATCCCGCGGTTGGACAGGGCGTCCGCGTCCGCGTTGGCGTTGCGTGGCACCCAGGTGAACTCGACCGATCCTCCGGCAGCGGCGAACTCGGCCACGAGGTCGCGTCCTTGCCGGGCCAGCTCACGCATGTCGGGGTGCTTGATCTTCCACCGACCCGACATCTGCTCGACGACCAACGTGGAGTCCATCGCGACCTCGACGTCGGCGCCGGGGTCGATCGTGCGGGCGGCCCGCAGGCCGGCGAGCATGCCGCGGTACTCGGCGACGTTGTTGCTGGCCTTCCCCAGTGGTGCGGCGAGCTCGACGAGCAGCTCACCGGTCCCGATGTCCCGGACCAGGGCCCCGTACCCGGCCACACCGGGGTTGCCGCGGGAGCCACCATCCGCCTCGACACGGAGGGAGCGCCCCATCAGCTCTGCGGAGCCGGGACGCGCACGAGGATGCGGTCGCACTCCTCGCAGCGCACCACCTCGTCGACGGCGGCCTTGTCGATCGCGGCGAGGTCGACCGGGTTGAGCTCGAGCTGGCACCCGCCGCACCGGCCGTGCTTCAGCTCCGCGGCGGCCAGGCCACCGGACTTCTCACGGATCCGGTCGTACAGCGTGATCAGGGGGTCGTCGATGCTCGCGACCAGCTCGGCGCGGGGCGCGGCGAGCTGGTCCTGCTCGGCGTCGAGCTCGGCCAGCGCGTCGTCCCGTTCCCGGGTCAGTCGCTCGACCTCGGCCTGCATGCCGGCCTGCTTCTCGGTCCCGGCGGCGACCCGCTCCTCCGCGGCCTCCTGGCGTTCCATCGCCTCGATCTCGACCTCTTCGAGGTCGCGCTGACGGCGCGCGAGCGACTCGACCTCGCTCTGCAGCGCCGTGAGGTCGCGAGAGGTCATGCCGGCTCCCGTCTCGAGGCGCTGCTGGTCGCGGGCGGCCCGGTCGCGCACCTGCTGCACATCGGCCTCGGCCCGGGTGACCTCGCGTCGGATGTCGCCGAGCGTCGTCTCGGCCCGTACGACGTCGCCCTGGGCTTGCTGCAACTCGGCGAGGGCCCGCTCGAGGGCGGCGATCTGCGGCACCCGCGTGCGGGCGTGGGCGATCTGCTGCAGCCGGGTGTCGAGCGCCTGCAGCTCGAGCAGCCGAGCCTGGACGAAGGGGTCTGCCTTCACTGGGGATCTCCTTGGGCTGTCTGTGCGCCGACGGTGAACGTCCACGGGTCGGTGCAGATCGTGCTCACGTGGCCGTCCCATCCCACCACGTCGGCGCCGGCGGCTGCGAGGCAGTTCCGCAGCCGGACCAGCAGGTGCTCCAGCCAGAGGGACTCGCTCGCCCAGTGGCCCGCATCGACGAGGAAGGGGGTCCCCCCACCCGCCCGGGCCTCCTCCCGCGCCTCGAGGGCCGGGTGGTGACGCAGGTCGGCGGTGACGTAGACGTCGGCACCCGCCGCGCGAGCGGCGTCGATGAGGCCGTCACCGGCCCCACCGAGCAGGGCGACCCGCCGCACCCGACCGTCGGCCGGACCGGAGACGCGGATGCCCCCCGGCGCGGGCGGTAGTGCGTCGGCGAGTCGCTCGGCGAATGTCGCGAGGGAGACCTCCACGGCCAGGTCACCGACGCGCCCCAGGGCGCCCTCCCCGGCGGTCAGTGGCTCCGTCCCGGTCAGACCGCACGCCTGCGCGAGAGCGGTGTTGACACCGGGATCGGCCACGTCGGCATTGGTGTGGGCGACGTACAGGGCGATGTCGGAGACGACGAGTGAGGTGACGCTCGCCCCCTTCGCGCTCGTCGTGGCGACCGAGTGCACACCGCGCAGCAGCAGGGGGTGGTGCGTGATGAGCAGGTCCGCGCCCGCCTCGCGGGCCTCCTCGATGACCTCGAGGGTGGGGTCGACCGCGGCGTGGACCCGACGCACGGGCTGGTCGGGGTCGCCGGTGACCAGACCGACCCGGTCCCACGGCTGGGCCGAGTCGATCGGGTACATCTCCTCGAGGGCAGCCAGCACGTCACGCAGGCGGAGTGTGCTCATGTGGGCCCGGCCGGGCTCGAACCGACGACAACCGCGGTGTAAACGCGGTGCTCTACCAACTGAGCTACAGGCCCCTCGGCGCACGGTGCGCCGCGGTCATTCTGACAGGCCGACCCCGCGGGGTCCTCAGCGGCGCGCGTCCTCGATGAGGTTGATCTCGTAGAGGACCAGATCGAGGGCGTCCGCCGCGCTGATCGGCGAGAAGCGCTGCGGCGTCTGCGGCGTCACCGTGCTCACCAGCGGGGTGAGCACCGTCCACGGCGTCGGGTGGCTGAACTGCACGACCGAGTAGCGATCACCCTGCTGCCCGGGGGCCGCGACGACCCGGTGGATGCCCGGCTCGATGACGCCGTTGGTCACGACCTCGAGCATCAGACCGGTGTTGATGATGGCGCCGCCCTCGGGGGCGACGGCATCGACCCACTCACCACTGTCCTTCAACCGCACCTGCAGGCCCGCGGCGGTCGCACGCGGCAGGGCGGTGACGAGGTTGATGTCGGCGTGCTCGGCGGCCCACACGTGCGGGGCGTCCGGCGCGGACTGCATCGGCGGGTAATGGATCGCCCGCGAGAGCGTGGGCCCGTCGACGAGCATCGTCTCGAAGTAGTCGGGGTGGGCACCCACCCCGGTGGCGATGATGCGCAGCACCCGGCGCTGCAGACCGGCGACCGCCTCGTGGAAGGCGGTCAGCGTCTCGGTGATGCCCGGCACGACCGACTCGGGCAGGACCGGGTCGTGGTAGCGGTGCGGGTAGCGCGTGCGAAGGGGGTGCCCGGCCGGGATCGAGGGGCCCCAGTTGAGCATCTCCTTCCAGTCCGCGACCCGAGAGGTGGCCGCGGTCTCGACCAGCAGGTCGGTGTAGCCGGTCTGACCGTGGGTCCCGGGCGCGACGAACTGCCGCTTGACCTCGCGCTCGGCGGTGAAGAACTCCTCGAGCATCCCGTAGGCGGTGTCGATGAGGTCCTCGGACAGGTCGTGGCGCACGTAGACGAAGCCGGTGTCCAGCGAGGTCATCAGACCGTCGACGACCGCTCGCGCGCGCTCACCATCCCCTGTCTCGAAGGCCAGCAGGTCCACCTCGAGGATGTCGTCGCCCATGGACGCGGAGACTACCCGTTGCCGACCGCCGCAGCGCCACCGAGCAGCTCCTGCAGGGCGCGGTCGTAGCCACCGAAGTCACGCCGCTCGCCCGCCGGGTTGACCAGCCGCCAGGCGACCCGTCCGTCCCGCCCGACGAGGAAGGTACCCCTCGCGGCCATGCCGGCGCCCTCGTCGAAGACGCCGTAGGCGGACGCGACGGCACCGTGGGGCCAGAAGTCGGAGAGCAGGGGGAAGAAGTACCCCTCGCGGTCCGCCCACGCGCGCAGGCTGAACATCGGGTCGCAGGAGATGGCCAGCGTGGTCACCTCCGCGGACTCGAAGCGCCCGAGATCGTCGCGGATCTCGCGCAACTCGCTCGTGCAGACCCCGGAGAAGGCGAAGGGGTAGAACACCAGCAGCACGGCGCGCCCGGCGGTCAGCTCGCCGAGCGTGACGTCCGCGCCGTTCTGGTCGCGGAGGGTGAAGCCCGGGGCGGTGTCGCCGACGTCGGGGATCTGCTGACTCATGCCGGCAGTGCGCCGGCCCGGCTCAGGCGACACCCTTGCGGGCCGCCAGTCGGGTGGCGACCCAGCCCTCGGAGCACATCACCGAGCCGGAGGTGTGCAGGCCGGCGGTCGTCGCCGCCTCGTCGACCTCGCTCGGGTCGACCTCGCCGTGCTGGCCCGGGCGCGGGGTGAGGAGGACGATCGAGGACCCCTCGGCGAGCGTGCCCAGGGTGTCGACGAGTGCGTCGGTGAGATCACCGTCGTCGTCGCGCCACCACATGATCACGGCGTCGACGACACCGGTGTAGTCCTCGTCCTCGAGCTCGATGCCGACCACCTCCTCGATGGCCGCCCGCAGGGCCTCGTCGACGTCGTCGTCCCAGTTGTACTCCTGGACGATCTGGTCGTGGGCGAAGCCCAACTTGTCCACGGCGCCGCGAGCCATCTGCTCTCCCCGGGCCGTCGAGTCCCCACTCAAGGTCGTGGTCCTTCCTTCGGTTCGGTCATCAGTCATCAGGGCCAGTCCACAGGGTCCGGCGTCGGATCGCAACCAACGGGCCCGCTCGAGCGCTGTCTGGCGTGGCTCGCCCGCTCCGCCGCGAGGCGTTCGAGACACTGCGCATCAGCCGTCGAGAGGTGCTTCGCGTCGGGTCGTACCGGGCCCACGGTACTGACGAAGTCGACGCTGGCGAGGTCGAGACGACGCGCCCACGGCCCCTGGTGGAGGGTCATCGACTGGATGCGACCCCACGGCACGACCTGCAGGACCCGGTCGAGCCACCCGGAGCGGATCAGCACGGCGCGCCTCCCGGGCAGGTAGCCCATCCGTCGGTGGGCGAAGGGGTGGAACCACCGGGCCGCACGAGGAAGCCCGACGAAGTCCTCGGGCGTGTCGTCGACGAGCGAGGCGATCTCCGCCGTCGTGCCGGGGTCGGCGGTCACCGCCTCGAGCAGGTGGAGCACCTCGGCGGTGGTCGCCGCCGGGACGAGGACGCTCTCGCCGGAGTCCCCGTCAGCGGAGGCGATCTTCGCGCCGGCCACGTTGACCTTCAGCGACCACCAGCCCGGACGGCGCCAGAGGACCGGCTGCCTGACCTCCAGGGCCTGCACCCGGTGCAGGGGGATCGAGGAGTGCCGGGTGTCGGTCAGTCCCCGCTGGCTGGTGAGCGTCGTGCCCCGCAGCGCGAGCGTCAGCCCGTACCACCGGGTGAGCTTGATGAAGCTGCGCATGCCGGTGACCAGGACGAGCGGCAGGAATCCGCCGATGACCACGCCGAGGTCGGCGACGGTCAGCACCAGCGCGAGGGTGAGCAGGACGACGAGGAAGATCGTGTCCCAGGAGAGCAGCACCGAACCCACGAGCCGGTGCGCGGGCATCTGCAGCAGCGGCCGGACGGGCTCGTCGACGTGGTCCGGTCGGACGGGACACACCGATCGGCCCGCGGACCCGGCCGACTCGGGCCCCGGGGCCGGCCAATCCGTCGCCTCGCCCGGGTCCGGTGGGGCGGAGGGGGCGGGCGCCCCCTTCGCGTGGGCCGCCAGGCCGAGCAGCCGCGCACGCACGGCCTCGGCCTCGGCGTGCCTGAGGTAGGCGATGGACACGTGCGAGTCCCCGCCACCGGCGGACTCCACCCGCACCTCGGACAGGCCGGTGACCCGGGCCAGGAGCGGCCGGACGAGGTCGACGGCCTGGATCCGGTCGTAGCGCACCTGACGGTGCTGGCGCATGATCGCGCCCTGGTGCATCTCCAGGTCGCTCTCCCCGAGCCGGTAGCGGGTGAACCACCAGGACAGCAGACCCAGGAGCACGGCCCCGACCACGGTCAGCCCCACGAGGACGGCCGGGACGAGCAGGGAGGACGAGCCCTCGCCGGGCGCCGGTGGCCCGGTCGCGCCGACGATCCGGTCGACCTGCTGGGAGAGGACGTAACCGAAGACGGCGATGACCACCAGACCACCACGGATGAACGGCGAGAGGGGATGCACGCGCGAGAAGCCGTCGTCACCCCCTTCGCCGCCGGGAGGATGATCGGGCATCACAGGCCGGCCCGCTGCGCCTCGCCGTGGGCGGCGAGCCGGACGCGCAGCTCCTCGGCCACGTCGACGGGCAGACCGGGGATGTCCCCGCTGCTCGCCGGGGAGGCGGTGTTGACGGTGATGTCGGCAAGACCCTTGGACCGCTTGTACGGCCCGGAGGAGATGTCGACGTACTGGATGCGGCCGTAGGGGATGGTCACCAGCGAGCGCCACATGCGGCCCCTGCGGATCGCCAGCTCCTCCGGCAGCTCCACCCAGCTGATCGCGGCGACCTGACGCGGGATCAGCCACATCAGCCACAACCAGACGATGACGAGGACACCGGTGGCCACCGCCAGCCACGGTGTGAGGAGGATGGCGGCCACGGCGGTGGCGAGGGCCGGCGGCACGAGCACCGCCGTGGCGCTCACCCGCCGCACGGTCGTCAGGTCGGGCGAGACCGGTCGCCACTGCGCGCCGTGGTCCCCCGTCAGCGGCAGCACCGCCGGTGCGGGCGAAGGGGGCCGGGGCTCGTGATCATCCACGGGCACCATCACACCAGACCTCGTCCGTAGGCTGGTCACATGGTCGGGCGAGGGAAGAGGTGCGCATGGGACGGATGACGCAGCGGTTGCGCGCCCAGCGGATGGGCGATCGCTCGGTCAGTCGCCTCGAGTCACTCGCCGTCGAGGAACCCCTGGAGATCCGGGTGGCCTCCCTGCCCGCCGCCGGGCTGGCCGCGGGTGGCGCACCGAGCGAGTTGCGGCCGCCGTCGACGACGGTGACCACGACGATGCGCCTGCCCGGTGACGACTTCGACCTCGCGTTGGGGCACTTGGTCACCGAGGGGCTCATCACGGACGCCGAGGACGTGGCCGCGATGATGCACTGCACCGACACCGACCCGGACGGCTCGCCGACCTTCAACGTCGTCGAGGTCACGCTCGCGGCGGGTGTCTCGCTGCGGCGCCCGGTGACGGCACGGACCGAGGTCGCCACGAGCGCCTGCGGCGTCTGCGGCTCCACCTCGGTCGACGACCTGCTGGCGGCCCTGCCCCACTCCCCCTCCGACGACCCGGCGCGACACACGTTGGAGCACATCCACCTCGGGATGGCCGCCATGCGCGAGCGCCAGAAGGTCTTCGAGGCCACCGGCGGAGTCCACGCCGCCGCCCTGCTCGCCCCCGACGGACGCCTCCTGGTGGTCCGGGAGGACATCGGTCGGCACAACGCCGTCGACAAGGTGATCGGGTGGGCCGCGCGCGAAGGGGGTCTCCCCCTTCGCGGTCACGTGCTGCTGGTCTCCTCCCGGGCCGGATTCGAGATCGCCCAGAAGGCCGCCGTCGCCGGCGCCCCGGTGCTCGCCTGCGTCTCCGCCGCGACCACCCTGGCCGTCGAGGTGGCGCAGCGCAGCGGACTGACCCTGCTCGGGTTCGTCCGGGGGCCGAGGGCCACCGCCTACGCCCATCCGGAACGCGTCGACGACTGAGCGAGGACAGCGCCCTCGCTCGTTCGGCGACCCCGGCTTGTGACGCGCGCCACGGGCGAGGGAAGATGAGTGTGTCCTCCGACACCCACCGGGGGACAGTTCTTCGGAAAGGACGACGACGTGCCCGGATCTGCCGATCACCTCAGCGACGGCCCCATCCTCAACGGCATCCCCACCCACCTGCCGGACATCGACTCCGAGGAGACGGCGGAGTGGCTCGAGTCGCTCGATGCCGTCATCGACGGAGCGGGGCGGGAGCGAGCCCGGTACGTGATGCTGCGGCTGCTCGAGCGGGCCCGGATGAAGAGCGTCGGCGTCCCGTCGTTGACCACGACCGACTACGTCAACACGATCTCCCCGACCAACGAGCCGTGGTACCCCGGCGACCAAGAGGTCGAGCGGCGCTACCGGGCGTGGATCAGGTGGAATGCCGCGATCCAGGTCCACCGCGCCCAGCGCCCGGACATCGGCGTGGGCGGTCACATCTCCTCGTACGCCTCGGCCGCGACGATGTACGAGGTCGGCTTCAACCACTTCTGGCGGGGCAAGGACCACCCCGACGGTGGTGACCAGATCTTCTTCCAGGGGCACGCCTCCCCCGGCATGTACGCGCGAGCCTTCCTCGAGGGACGGCTGACCGAGGAGCAGATGGACGGTTTCCGCCAGGAGGCCGCCACCCTGGCCGGTGACGCCGATAACGGCATGCCCTCCTACCCGCACCCGCGGCTGATGCCGCAGTTCTGGGAGTTCCCCACGGTCTCGATGGGGATCGGCCCGATGAACGCGATCTACCAGGCGCAGTTCAACAAGTACCTGCACAACCGCGGCATCAAGGACACCTCCGAGCAGCACGTGTGGGCCTTCCTCGGGGACGGCGAGATGGACGAGGCGGAGAGCCGGGGTCTGCTGCAGACCGCGGCCTTCGAGGAGCTGGACAACCTCACCTTCGTCATCAACTGCAACCTGCAGCGTCTCGACGGGCCGGTGCGTGGCAACGGCAAGATCATCCAGGAGCTCGAGGCCTTCTTCCGCGGCGCGGGCTGGAACGTCATCAAGGTCGTCTGGGGACGAGGCTGGGACCCGTTGCTGGCCGCCGACCACGACGGCGCCCTGGTCAACCTGATGAACCAGACGCCCGACGGGGACTACCAGACCTTCCGCGCCAACGACGGTGCCTACGTGCGTGAGCACTTCTTCGACCGTGACCCGCGCACCCGCAAGCTCGTGGCGGACTGGTCCGACGCGGACGTCTGGTGGAAGCTCAAGCGCGGTGGCCACGACTACAACAAGGTCTACGCCGCCTACCGTGCCGCGATGGAGCACACCGGTCAGCCGACGGTCATCCTCGCCAAGACGATCAAGGGATACGGCCTCGGTTCGAGCTTCGCCGGCCGCAACGCCACCCACCAGATGAAGAAGCTGACGATCGAGGACCTCAAGGGCCTGCGCGACGGACTGCGGATCCCGATCTCCGACGAGGAGCTGGAGAAGGATCCCTACCTGCCGCCCTACTACCACCCGGGCGAGGACGACGAGGCGATCCAGTACATGAAGGAGCGCCGCGCGAAGCTCGGGGGTGGCCTGCCGGAGCGCCGTGTGGACTACGAGCCGCTGAAGCTGCCGGCGAAGGAGAAGTACGGACAGCTGGCCAAGGGGTCGGGCAAGCAGGAGATCGCGACGACGATGGCCTGGGTGCGCCTGCTGAAGGACCTCATGCGCGAGAAGGGCTTCGGGGAGCGGATCGTGCCGATCATCCCCGACGAGGCGCGCACCTTCGGCATGGACTCCTTCTTCCCGACGAAGAAGATCTACAACCCGCACGGGCAGAACTACACCTCGGTCGATGCGGACCTCATGCTCGCCTACCGCGAGTCCGAGACCGGGCAGCTGCAGCACACGGGCATCAACGAGGCCGGCTCGGTGGCTGCCTTCACCGCGGCCGCGACGAGCTACGCCACGCACGGCGAGCCGATGGTGCCGGTCTACATCTTCTACTCGATGTTCGGCTTCCAGCGCACCGGCGACGGGATCTGGGCCGCGGGTGACCAGATGTCCCGCGGCTTCATGCTCGGCGCCACGGCCGGTCGCACCACGCTGACCGGTGAGGGGCTGCAGCACGCCGACGGGCACTCGCCACTGCTGGCCTCGACCAACCCTGCGGTCGTCTCCTGGGACCCGGCCTACGGCTTCGAGATCGCGCACATCATGCACCAGGGGCTGGAGCGGATGTACGGCGGCGACGCCCCGCAGGGCGACCCCAGCCGCAACGTCATCTACTACCTCACCCTCTACAACGAGCCCCTCGTCCAACCGCCCGAGCCGGAGGACCTGGACGTGGACGGACTGCTCAAGGGCATGTACCGCTACGCCGTTGCGGACGACTCCGGGCTCGGGGACACGCCGCCGCGCTGCCAGCTGCTCGCCAGCGGTGTCGGCCTGCCGTGGGCGCTGGAGGCGCAGGAGCTGCTGCGCGAGGACTGGGGCGTGGCCGCCGACGTGTGGTCGGTGACCAGCTGGACGGAGCTGCGCCGTGAGGCGATGCGGTGCGACGAGGAGCGCTTCCTCCACCCGGAGAACGAGCGGCGCACGCCGTACGTCACCCAAGCGCTGGAGGGCGCCGTCGGCCCGATCGTCGCCGTCTCGGACTACATGAAGCAGGTCCAGGACCAGATCCGCCCGTGGGTGCCGGAAGAGTTCTCGGCGCTCGGCACGGACGGGTTCGGGTTCTCCGACACCCGCGCGGCCGCACGCCGGTACTTCCACGTCGACGGTCCGTCGATGGCGGTGCGGGCACTGCAGATGCTCGCCGACCGCGGGTGGGTCGCCGAGGACATCCCGGCGAAGGCGGCCGAGAAGTACCGCCTCCTCGACGTCACCGCCGGCACCTCCGGCACCACCGGCGGCGACGCCTGAGCACACCCCGAAGGGGGCGCCCACAGCGTGGCAGGATCGCGGTGTGGGCGCCCCCTTCGTCGTGTCCGTGAGCCGGGACCCTCGTTCAGCACCGGTCGCGGGTGCGTCGCGAGCCCAACCGGCCCACCCTGCGCCAGGTCCACCTCATCCGGGCCGCCGGGCACGACATCGGCCCGGGATCCCTCGGCGAGAACGTACTCACTCGAACCGCACACTCCCCGGCACCCGTGCGAGTACGGCGGCTCGCTCGACGACGCATGGCCACGGGGACGTGCACGGTCTGGAGTCCTCCCTCGGCTGTGGCGGGTCAGTTCCCGCCCAGGAACTGCGCCCTGGCCTCGACGCACAGGTCGGGATGGTCGCAGAAGATGCCGTCGACACCGGCGTCGAGATGGGCCACGACCTCGTCGACCAGTCGCCCGTGAGCCGCCGGGTCGTCACCGATGCGGTGGTCGCGCGGGAGGAAGGCGTTCTCCGCGCGGAAGGTCCACGGGAAGACCGCCAGGCCCGCTGCGTGGGCGTCCGCGACGAGGCGGGTCGCCTCCCCCAGCCGCCCGTCCGTGGTCCACGGGATGACCTGCGTCTTCTGCGGACTGACCGCGTCGGCCCACCGGGCGACGTCCTGCAGGGCCGCCGGAGTGAGCAGGTCGGCGCAGGTCGTCCCCTGCGCACGCAGGTCGAAGGGGGCGCCGCCCACCTCGGTGAGCAGGAGCGAGTGACCGCGGTACCCGCAGGTGCGCAGGTTCTGCAGGGCGCTCGGCTCGAAGCACTGGACCCAGGCCGCGGCGCCCGGGTCGTTGAGGCCGTGCTCCTCCAACAGGCGGGTCACCTCGGCCTCGGGGTGGTGGCCGAGCTCGCGCAGGTAGCTCGGGTGCTTGATCTCCGGGATGATCCCGATGGGTCGTCCGTACTCTCGCGCCAGGTCCGCGCGTTGGCGCAGCACGTCCTCGAAGGTCATGACCGGGTACCGACCGTCGTAGCGGGCCGAACCGGGGCGCAGTTCGCCCAGGCGCTCCGTGGCCCGCAGCGTCCGCAGCTCCTCGAGGGTGAAGTCGTCGACGAACCAGCCGGTGACGACCGTGCCGTCGACCCCCTTCGTCCGCCGGCGGCCGGCGAACTCGGGGCGGTCGGCGACATCGGTCGTCTCGGAGATGTCCGGCTCGTGCCGGTCCACGAGCACCCCGTCGGCCGTCATGACCAGGTCGGGCTCGATGTAGTCGGCGCCCATCGCCACGGCCAGCTCGTACGCGGCTGCTGTGTGCTCGGGTCGGTATCCGCAGGCGCCGCGGTGCGCGAAGATCAGGGGTGCAGCACTCCTCTCGCGACGTGACCGCGCCCACGGGATGGCGCACGGGTCATGGCAGGTCGTCGGTTGCCGCACCAAGGTCCTAGGGTGGGGCTCGTGTCCAAGGTACTCACATCCCTCCCTGTTGGTGAACGTGTCGGCATCGCCTTCTCCGGTGGTCTCGACACCTCGGTGGCCGTCGCGTGGATGCGCGAGAAGGGGGCGGTGCCGTGCACGTACACCGCCGACCTCGGCCAGTACGACGAGGACGACATCGAGTCGATCCCCGGCCGAGCGGGCCAGTACGGCTCCGAGCTCTCCCGCCTCGTCGACTGCAAGGGACCACTGGTCGAGGAGGGACTGTCCGCGATCGCCTGCGGCGCCTTCCACATCCGCAGCGGTGGCCGCACCTACTTCAACACCACGCCCCTGGGCCGCGCCGTGACCGGCACGCTGCTCGTGCGCGCCATGAAGGAGGACGGCGTCTCCATCTGGGGTGACGGCTCGACGTTCAAGGGCAACGACATCGAGCGCTTCTACCGATACGGCCTCATGGCCAACCCCGGTCTGCGGATCTACAAGCCGTGGCTCGACGCCGACTTCGTCACCGAGCTCGGTGGCCGTCAGGAGATGTCCGAGTGGCTCACCGAGCGTGGGCTGCCCTACCGCGACAGCGCCGAGAAGGCCTACTCCACCGACGCCAACATCTGGGGTGCCACCCACGAGGCGAAGACCCTCGAGCACCTCGACGAGTCGATGGAGATCGTCACCCCGATCATGGGCGTGCCCTTCTGGGACCAGTCCGTGGCCATCGAGCCCGAGGACGTCACCGTCCGGTTCGAGCGCGGACGCCCGGTCGCCCTCAACGGCGACGACTTCGGCGGGGACGCCGTGGCCCTCGTGCGCGCGGCCAACGACATCGGTGGCCGCCACGGCCTGGGCATGTCCGACCAGATCGAGAATCGCATCATCGAGGCCAAGTCCCGCGGCATCTACGAGGGTCCGGCGATCGCGCTGCTGCACACCACCTACGAGCGCCTGGTCAACGCGATCCACAACGAGGACACGATCGCGAGCTACCACGCCGAGGGCCGCCGACTGGGTCGTCTGCTCTACGAGGGCCGCTGGTTCGATCCTCAGGCGCTCATGATCCGCGAGTCGCTGCAGCGCTGGGTCGCCTCCGTGGTCACCGGTGAGGTGACCATCCGGCTGCGTCGCGGCGAGGACTGGACCATCGTCAACACCACGGGAGAGCACTTCAGCTACCACCCGGACAAGTTGTCGATGGAGCGCACCGAGAACGCCGCCTTCGGCCCGGTCGACCGCATCGGTCAGCTGACGATGCGCAACCTCGACATCGCGGACAGCCGCAGCAAGCTCGAGGTCTACGCCGCGCAGGACCAGCTCAGTGGCGGCTACCTCGAGATCATGGGCGAGCTGGAGGCAGGCGGCGGCGACCGGATCGCGGCCAATCCCCTTGCCGCAGGTAGCGACGACGACGACGAGGCACTCGACCGGGCGGCCATGGAGTTCGGCACCGACTGATCCCTCCAACGCTCGTGGGTGATTGTGCTGTTCACACATAGACTGCCCACATGTCGCGTCGTGGCCTCGTCTCCCTGACCACTCGTCGCTCGGTGCGACGCAAGGGAGGTGAGCTCGCCACAGCGGCGACCAAGCGGCTCGAGGACAGGCACGACTGGTACGCCACACTCAGCGCTCGCGAGCGCTCATGGGTCGGCATGGTCGCGCAGGCCGGTATCGCCAACTTCATCAACTGGCTCAACGGCACCGGCCCCGCGGACACCCGCACCATCTTCGGCGCGGCTCCTCGGGAGCTGACCCGGACCATCAGCCTCGCCCAGACGCTCGAGCTCGCCCGGACGGTCGTCGAGGTCGTCGAGGAGCGCGTGGAGGACCTGGCCCGCCCCGGCGACGTGACCGACCTGCGCGTGGCGGTCCTGCGCTACTCCAGCGAGATCGCCTTCGGCGCGGCGCTGGTCTACGCACAGGCCGCCGAGCAGCGCGGCGCCTGGGACGCACGGCTGGAGTCACTCATCATCGACGCGGTGATGCGCGGTGAGGTCGACGAGTCGATCCGCACCCGCGCCGCGGCCCTCGGCTGGGACGGTGTAGCGGATATCGTTGT
The DNA window shown above is from Janibacter sp. A1S7 and carries:
- a CDS encoding PH domain-containing protein, whose amino-acid sequence is MDDHEPRPPSPAPAVLPLTGDHGAQWRPVSPDLTTVRRVSATAVLVPPALATAVAAILLTPWLAVATGVLVIVWLWLMWLIPRQVAAISWVELPEELAIRRGRMWRSLVTIPYGRIQYVDISSGPYKRSKGLADITVNTASPASSGDIPGLPVDVAEELRVRLAAHGEAQRAGL
- the fdhD gene encoding formate dehydrogenase accessory sulfurtransferase FdhD yields the protein MGRMTQRLRAQRMGDRSVSRLESLAVEEPLEIRVASLPAAGLAAGGAPSELRPPSTTVTTTMRLPGDDFDLALGHLVTEGLITDAEDVAAMMHCTDTDPDGSPTFNVVEVTLAAGVSLRRPVTARTEVATSACGVCGSTSVDDLLAALPHSPSDDPARHTLEHIHLGMAAMRERQKVFEATGGVHAAALLAPDGRLLVVREDIGRHNAVDKVIGWAAREGGLPLRGHVLLVSSRAGFEIAQKAAVAGAPVLACVSAATTLAVEVAQRSGLTLLGFVRGPRATAYAHPERVDD
- the aceE gene encoding pyruvate dehydrogenase (acetyl-transferring), homodimeric type codes for the protein MPGSADHLSDGPILNGIPTHLPDIDSEETAEWLESLDAVIDGAGRERARYVMLRLLERARMKSVGVPSLTTTDYVNTISPTNEPWYPGDQEVERRYRAWIRWNAAIQVHRAQRPDIGVGGHISSYASAATMYEVGFNHFWRGKDHPDGGDQIFFQGHASPGMYARAFLEGRLTEEQMDGFRQEAATLAGDADNGMPSYPHPRLMPQFWEFPTVSMGIGPMNAIYQAQFNKYLHNRGIKDTSEQHVWAFLGDGEMDEAESRGLLQTAAFEELDNLTFVINCNLQRLDGPVRGNGKIIQELEAFFRGAGWNVIKVVWGRGWDPLLAADHDGALVNLMNQTPDGDYQTFRANDGAYVREHFFDRDPRTRKLVADWSDADVWWKLKRGGHDYNKVYAAYRAAMEHTGQPTVILAKTIKGYGLGSSFAGRNATHQMKKLTIEDLKGLRDGLRIPISDEELEKDPYLPPYYHPGEDDEAIQYMKERRAKLGGGLPERRVDYEPLKLPAKEKYGQLAKGSGKQEIATTMAWVRLLKDLMREKGFGERIVPIIPDEARTFGMDSFFPTKKIYNPHGQNYTSVDADLMLAYRESETGQLQHTGINEAGSVAAFTAAATSYATHGEPMVPVYIFYSMFGFQRTGDGIWAAGDQMSRGFMLGATAGRTTLTGEGLQHADGHSPLLASTNPAVVSWDPAYGFEIAHIMHQGLERMYGGDAPQGDPSRNVIYYLTLYNEPLVQPPEPEDLDVDGLLKGMYRYAVADDSGLGDTPPRCQLLASGVGLPWALEAQELLREDWGVAADVWSVTSWTELRREAMRCDEERFLHPENERRTPYVTQALEGAVGPIVAVSDYMKQVQDQIRPWVPEEFSALGTDGFGFSDTRAAARRYFHVDGPSMAVRALQMLADRGWVAEDIPAKAAEKYRLLDVTAGTSGTTGGDA
- a CDS encoding glycerophosphodiester phosphodiesterase family protein, with the translated sequence MRQPTTCHDPCAIPWARSRRERSAAPLIFAHRGACGYRPEHTAAAYELAVAMGADYIEPDLVMTADGVLVDRHEPDISETTDVADRPEFAGRRRTKGVDGTVVTGWFVDDFTLEELRTLRATERLGELRPGSARYDGRYPVMTFEDVLRQRADLAREYGRPIGIIPEIKHPSYLRELGHHPEAEVTRLLEEHGLNDPGAAAWVQCFEPSALQNLRTCGYRGHSLLLTEVGGAPFDLRAQGTTCADLLTPAALQDVARWADAVSPQKTQVIPWTTDGRLGEATRLVADAHAAGLAVFPWTFRAENAFLPRDHRIGDDPAAHGRLVDEVVAHLDAGVDGIFCDHPDLCVEARAQFLGGN